GCATCGGCACTGGTGGCTGCTGCCCCGGTAAATAGTTTTGCTATTTTGCACAAGGACCTACAACCCGATGACCAGACCATAGGGCAGGGTGGATACACCTACAAAGCCGACAAAGGCTGGGCAAAAATCAGTGTAAACAGCCATCCGCTGGCCAATTGCCACGAAATGGTCCAGGACAGTAAGGGGCGTTTGATCATGCTGGGCGACCATACCCAAAACAACATCCTCATTTTTGACAAATCGGGCAAACTGCTTGATTATTGGGGCACCGCATTACCAGGCGGCCATGGGCTAACCATCAGCAAAGAAGGGGGCGAAGATTTTTTACTGTTGACTGACTGCGGCTGGGCAGTTGATAAAACAGGCAACTCGTACGGGCAATCGGGGCAGGTGCTTAAAACCACTGTTGATGGTAAGCTGATATTTGCCATTGGTCACCCACGTACCATTGGTGTTTATAAAGATAATGAACCCTTTAAACCAACTGAGACGGCGGTTGCCCCCAACGGCGATATTTATGTGGCCGATGGTTACGGATCGGATTATATTATTCATTACGATAGCAAGGGGCAGTATATCCGTCATTTCGGCGGGCATAATAATGCCAATAAGGATCATAACCTGGTGAACGCGCATGGCATCACGGTAGATACGCGCGACAAAAATAATCCTACGCTCATTTGTACCTCGCGCGAAGAAAACTGCTTTAAAGTATTTACCATGGATGGTAAATTCATTAAGCGTATCGATATGCCGGGCATGTATGTTTGCCGGGCGGTAATTGACGATCAAAATATTTACGCCGGTGTTTGCTGGAGCAAGGATGCCAGCGGTAACCGGTTTGATTATTCGGGCTTTGTAACCATTTTGGATAAAGACAATAAAGTGGTATCAAACCCGGGCGGTGCCGCGCCTGTGTATAAAAACGGTGTTTTACAGCCTACTTTACAAGCGTCGAGCCGCATTTTTCAGCACGGTCATGACGTTTGTGTTGATGAAGATAAAAATGTTTATGTATGCCAATGGAATGCTTATCATACGGCTCCGGTGAAATTAACAAGGGTGTAAGTTAATCAGGTATATAGTCAATATCGTTGAATAATATGCCAATATGAATTCAATTTTAATTACCTGTTTTTAACAATCTTAGCTACCTTCAAACACCTTACTAAATTAATTTAGCTAACTATGATTAACAGTATTACCAAAACAAAATTAATCCAGTTTTTAATAACCGCGCTAATTTTAAGCGTAACCAATGTAAACGCTCAAAGCGTTTCAAAAAAACAGTTGCCGCTTTCAGAATTACAGCAAAAATTTGTCGACCTGCGTTTCGGCATGTTCATTCACTTTAATATACCAACTTACGAGAACGCCGACTGGCCTGATCCTGAAACACCCGCATCGGAGTTTAACCCTAAAAAACTGGATTGTGTGCAATGGGCAAAGGCAGCAAAATCGGCCAATATGAGCTATGGTTGTTTAACTACCAAGCACCATAGTGGTTTTTGCATCTGGGATACCAAAAGCACCGATTACAATGTGATGAACAGTCCGTTGAAACGCGATGTGGTTAAAGAGTATGTTAAAGCTTTTCGGGATGAAGGCTTAAAGGTGATGCTGTACTACTCTATTTTAGATACACATCACAAACTGCGCCCTAATATGATCCAGCCAAGGCATATCGAGATGATCAAAAAGCAGATAACCGAGTTGCTTACCAACTACGGCCCGATAGAAGCTTTGATCATTGACGGCTGGGATGCACCATGGTCAAGGATATCTTATGACGATGTCCCTTTCCAGGAAATCTATCAGCTGGTAAAATCATTACAACCAAACTGCCTGATGATGGATTTGAACGGCGCCAAATACCCGGGAGATGGTTTGTATTACACCGATATTAAAACCTATGAAATGGGTGCCGGCCAGCGTTTATCAAAAGAAACCAATAAAATGCCGGCCTTGGCTTGCCTGCCAATACAGGCTAACTGGTTTTGGAAAACAGACTTCCCAACAACACCAATCCGCGATGTAAATAAATTTGTTAATGAAACCCTGATCCCGCTTAATAATGCCAGCTGTAACTTTATCCTGAACGTAGCGCCAAACACCGATGGTTTGATGGACGATAACGCGCTTGCCGGTTTAAAACAAATAGGGCAGCTATGGAAAAATGAAGGCCCGGTAGGCAAATTAGGCGAAACAGGCCCGCCGATAGTATCGCACAACCTGGCTAAACACGCGCCGGCCAACTCAAGCTGGAGCGATGACTCCGAGATTATGGATTTTGCCAACGATGATGATTTTAGCACCGTGTGGCAGTCGAACCCAAGGGTAAAAAATCCATGGTACGAGGTTACTTTAAAACCAGGCCAGCCTTTTAACACGGTGGTGATATTTGAACGCAAACCCAACATTAAAAAATACAAGCTGGAATACCTTGATGGTGCCACCTGGAAAACAATATTTGAAGGCGAGAACCTAAGCCGCGTTAAAGTAAACCGCTTTGCCCAGGTAAAAGGCGACAAAGTACGCATGTCTATCGAAACCTATGATAATGCGCCAAGTATAGCGGAATTCCAGGTTTATAATGAACCGAAATTGTAGATGTGCAGATTTCAGATTACAGATGTGCAGATGATGTTTGAAGGATTAGTTTGCAAATTTCAGATTTACAGATGATTATAAAACGATTGCCTCATGCCAAATACATGAGGCAATTTTTGCTTTTTGAACATCTACACATCTGTAATCTGAAATCTGCACATTTTTCACTTCATTTGTAAATGCACTTCATCTATCCGGCTTTTTTATTTGCATTACTTACGTTAGCTATCCCGGTAATTATCCACCTGTTCAACTTTCGGAAGTTTCAGAAGGTTAATTTTAGCAATGTTCAGTTTTTAAAAGAGATACAGGAGCAACAATCGTCCCGCCGTAATTTAAAGGAGCGTTTGATTTTGGCTTCACGGTTATTGGCTTTGTTTTTTTTGGTGCTGGCTTTTGCAAGGCCTTTTATCCCCGGTCAAAATTCTGCGGGTGCGGGCAGGCAAAATGTAGTGAGTGTTTTTGTTGATAATTCATACTCCATGCAAACCCTTAACCGCGAGGGTTCATTATTGGACGATGCCAGGCAAAAAGCTAAAGAGATAGCGTCGGCATACAATATAAATGATCGTTTTCAATTGCTTACGCAGGATTTTGAGGGCAAGCATCAGCGCCTGCTTAGCCGCGATGAGTTTAATGACGCGGTAGACCAGGTAAAGATTAGCCCACAAAGCCGAAAATTGCAGGAAATTATTGGCAGGCAGCAAAGTTTACTGTTAGCCCGGCCCGGCACTACAAAAGCTGCCTATATTATATCTGATCTGCAAAAAAACATGGCTGATAAGCCGCTGAAAGCCGATAGTAGTATCGCTTACAGTCTCATCCAGCTTAAAGCCGGTAACCTCTCAAACGTAACTGTTGATTCTGTTTGGCTGCTCAGCGCCATCCATCGGCCCGGCGAAAGTGAGAAGCTGGTGGTGCGCCTGCACAATTACGCCGGAGAAAAGGCAGAGAAGATCCCTTTAAAAGTATTAATTAATGGCGAGCAAAAGGCACTGGGCAGCTATACCGTTGCTGCACGCGCTGTACAAAACGATACCTTGTCGTTTATGGGCCTGCAGGCAGGCTGGCAGCAGGGCGAAGTGCAATTACAGGATAACCCCATTACCTTTGATAATAAATTCTATTTCAGCTTTAACGTGGCACAACAGATGCCTGTTTTGCTGATTGATGCAGGCATAGCCAACCCATACCTGAAAGCCGTTTTTGCAGCCGATGTTTTTTTTAAAACCAGGAACGTGCCTGAGGGTAATGTTGATTATGGGGCTTTAAGCACTTATCCTTTAATTGTGCTAAGCGATATTAAAGCGATATCTACCGGATTGGCGCAGCAGCTGAAAACTTATGTTTCCAAAGGTGGTACGCTGGCGATTTTCCCCTCGGCCAATGCCGATCTGGCTAATTACCGGCTGTTCCTGCAGGGCATGAATGCCGCTTACCCCGAAAAGTTAATAACCGAAGCAAACAAGGTATCCGGCCTTAACCGCCAAAGCCCGGTATTCAAAAATGTATTTGAAAGTTTTCCTCAAAACCCCGATTTGCCGGTGGTAAAAAAATATTATCAGTTAAGTGCTGCCCATGGCGTTGCCGATAACCTGATGACGCTTACCGGCGGCCAAACTTTTTGGGCCGGCTATAACAGCGGCAAAGGCAAAGTTTACATAGCTGCTGTTCCCTTAGATGAAGAATTTAGCAATTTGCCCCGGCATGCGTTGTTTGTGCCGGTATTGTTCAGGATAGCTTTATTAAGCGGCCATGACCTGCCGCTTTTTTACACTTTAGGGCAGGATGAGGCTTTAGAGATTCCGCCGGTGCAAATCGCCGAAAAACAATTGCTTAAATTGAGCAAGGGGGAACAAAGTATTATACCAGATGTAAGGCAGCAGGAGGGTAGCACGTTGTTGTATGTATCCGATCAATTACATGAACCCGGCATTTATACTTTAAAAAAACAAGACAGCACCCTGGCGGCGCTGGCTTTTAACGATAACAGGAGCGAATCGGATATGAGTTACCTCGACGCCGCGGCTTTAAAAGAAATTATGCCAAAGTCAAGCGCCTTAATTACAGGAGGTAACGCCTCATTAAAAGGTATTGTTGCCGAAACAAATTTAGGTACACAATTATGGAAACTTTGTATAATTTTGGCATTGATTTTTCTGGCTGCCGAAATTGTGCTCATCAGGTATTTTAAACCGGGTGTCGCGGTAGTAAAACACCCGGTTTAATCAACAAAAAATCCTTAAAGCGGTGCTAATGAATTTGCTTATCAAATCTGCCACTATCCTTGATCCCGGATCGCCCTTTCATCAACAAATTGCCGATATTTTAATTGAAAACGGAGTTATCACCCGTATTGCTGACGATATTGAAGCTGATGCTAAGTTAATTGAAGCAGAAGGCAAATACGTTTCGCCTGGCTTTTTCGATTTAAACTGCAATATAGGCGAATTGGGGTTAGAAACAAAGGAAGATATAGCATCGGGTACGCAAGCCGCCGCCGCCGGAGGTTTTACCGGCGTGGCTATGATGCCTAATACCGCAAACCCGGTGCACTCCAAAGCCGAGGTTGAATACCTCATTAACCGTTCAAAAGGTAATTTGGTAGATGTTTACCCTTTAGGTACCATATCGCACAAGCGGGAGGGGAAAGACCTTGCCGAGATGTATGATATGTTCCTGAGCGGTGCCAAAGCTTTTACTGATGGTAACCGCCCCGTGCAGGATGCCGGTTTAATGGAACGTGCTTTACTGTATGCGCAAGGTTTTGATGCGATGGTATTCTCGTATCCCGAAGATACCGCTATTGCAGGCAAGGCCAAGGTGAATGAAGGCGAAATCAGTACCCTCTTGGGCATGAAGGGAATCCCCTCATTGGCCGAAGAACTGATGATAGCCCGCGACCTTTACCTGGCCGAGTATACCGTGTCCAAAATACATTTCAGTACCATATCAACTGCCCGTTCTGTAGAGCTTATCAGGGAAGCCAAACGAAAGGGGCTGGAGGTTACCTGTGATGTCGCCGCACACCATTTGATACTTACTGATGAAGCATTATTGGGCTTTGATAGCCAATACAAGGTAAAGCCACCCTTACGTACCAGGGATGACGTAAAAGCGCTTATAAAAGGCTTAAAAGACGGCACAATTGATGCCATTGTATCGCAGCATACACCGCACGAAATCGAATTTAAAGATGTGGAATTTGAAGTGGCAGCTTATGGTATGGTAGGTTTTCAAACTGTATTACCGCTTGCGCTTAAGGCCGGCTTGCCGGTTGAATTGCTGGTAGAAAAACTGGCTATCAATCCACGTGAAATACTTGGGGTAGCTGTGCCTGTAATTGCCGAAGACGAAAAAGCCAACCTGGTGCTTTTTGATATTGATACGGAGTGGGAGTATAATAGCAAGAGCAATATGTCAAAATCAATAAACTCGCCCTTTATTGGCGATACTTTAAAAGGAAAAGTGCTGTTAACATTTAACAACAAACAAATATCTAAATAGAAAAACATGATAGATCCAAAAATAGAAACTGCCTTCCAGGCGGCCTTAGAGGCATTTTCTAAATATAACAGCTTTGATGCAACAGTACTAACCGGCGATTTTGGGGATGTTTTTATATCCGATGAAGATTTCCTGACCAAAGTTGACGCTTTGGACGAGGTATTTGACAATAATCCACAGGTGGAGGTATTGCGCGAGGTGTTTTTTGATCTGTTGATGATCAACTTTTTTAGCGCTGATGTTAAAAAGCTGGAAGAAGATTACCTGGATACCCCCGAATGGGAAGATATTGAGGAACAGACCCTTGACCGTGGTACCGAACTGCTAAACATGCTCCTGTACCTGAACGAGTGCGAAGATGAAGATATTGAGCCCGAACTGGAAGACTATTTAAAAGAATTTTTGTTGGTTGATGAAGACGAGTTTCAGGATGAGTACCGCATTTATGAGCCTATAATAGCTAACCAGATATTGATGGAAAGCCCTGTTGAAGAAATTGCCAATGTAGCCAGCAGCCTGCCCGAAGATTCTGAGCTGGCCGAACTGTTTTACCCGGTAATGTGTTTTTTCCAGAATATCGATCCATCGCCGGAGGCAAAAGCTATTATAGCTGAAAACGCATTGGAAGCTGATTTCGATATGGCTGTTTTAGAGATCCTGATCAATTTTCAATAGACAATTAGGTTGCCTTAATTACACGCAAGCATGAGCGAAGACATAAACAGAAGAATAAAAGTACAAGGATTAATCAACGGGTTGATTTTGGGGGGGGTGTTGTCTGTTGTAAGTATCATTTATTTTTATTTTATGATACTGGTGGCAAAAACAGCTGTTACAGTGACCGTTGGCTCGGTGCTGTTTTCGTATGTATTGCCAATAGGGATAGCTATTTTGTTTTGCATGAGCCTCAGAAAAAAGATAGGAGGGTACTGGAATGTCCGGCAGGCAACAACCGGTATTTTTATCATGTTTTTTGCTTCGTACTTATTGGTGTTTATAATTAAAGACAATGTTTTTGCCAAAGTTATTGAGCCTGATATGCTGCAAAAAACTGAGACAGCAATGATTACCGCGTTAAATAAACTGAAAGCCGAAAATCCTGCAAATGCTAAGGATGTGGACGCTAAAATAAGCGACATGAAAAAAGCATTAGAGGGAGAAAAAAACATCACGGTTGGGCAGCAAATTCAATCATTAGGAATCAGTATTATATTCCTGTTTGTGTTAGCATTAATTTTCGCTGCATTTTTTAAAAATGAACAACAGCAATATAGTTCATGAGTCAATGATGCATCAGCTTAATTTATAAGTATATATGATTTTTACAGGCCTTTTCTCACCCGGAGAGGCCTGTTTTAATTTGGTGCAATTGCCAACACATGTGGATGATTTACCAATAGGTGTATTAAATATATTTAGCCGGACTTAGCTGATTTCTAAAATATTAGTTAATTTAGAGAAACAAAAAAATAAACCTACAATCTCATGGAAGTAAAAAAAGCAAGTCCATCTGCCCCGGCAATAAAATGGGCACTAATTGGCCTGGTTACATCAATAATTATTACGTATGCTATTCAATTTTCAAATCTCGATCCCAACTCTGCCGTTAAGTACATAGGGCTGATTCCTTTCTTTGGTTTTTTATTATTAGCTCAAAAAGAATACAGAGAACAACTTGGCGGATTTATGACTTTTGGTGAGGGTTTTTTGTCGGGTTTTTTGTATTCCGTTTTTACAGGTATCCTATCGGCCATATTTCTTTATTTATATTATGCCATATTAAGCCCCGAAATGGTGGAAAAGATGGTAGCCTCCACACAATCTCAACTGGAGGCAAAAGGAATGTCGCAGGAACAAATTGATACCGCACTGAACATAACCCGTAAATACTTTGCGGTGATAGGTGCCGTTAGCACTGTTTTCATTTCGGCTATAATGGGAGTAATCGGAGCTCTTATTGGTGCAGCTATATTTAAAAAAGAGCGTTCTCCGTTTGATACTCCAGGATATAACGACCCGGAGCCGCTTGATTCACCCGTGTAATATGATACAACTGATCTTATAACAATTCAACAGGCCTTTTCTGAACAAGAAAGGCCTGTTTTGCTTTCCAGATTTTATCGGGACACATATTAACGAGGCCTTCAAAAAATGCCAGGGATATCAATATAGAAAAGACAGAGGGTAAAAGTATTATTGATTAAAATTTAAAGGCAGCGGCTTCAAGTTTTGCCTCCTGCAATCAGAAACGCGGTTATTATACCGGCGTTTTTTATACCCTGATATTGCTCCGACTTGTGATAATTTACCGCTCACCGCACTATCTTCAGGACAGGAATGCCGTTTATTAAGGAACTGATTGCAGAATGACGAAAATAATGTATCCTAATATAGACAGTTTATGTACTTAAAATAAAAATAATAAATCGGGGGCTTATTGTTTTTTTGCAATCAGCTTATTTTTTTAACTAAAATTATGCACTTAAGCCGCATGGCCCTTGTTGATATGTTATTTTTTTGAATTTAAAAGTGCAACTTTTTGTTTTTGGCGTTCTTTTTGCAAAACAGCAAAATAACAAAAGGGGTAAATAGGTCGAGAAAATGTTAAGGTTAGTTGACCAGTTATTTAAATGAAAATTCAACCAAAGGTGTTTTTAATTTCATAACTATAAATCAATTTTCCTTTTTCGAAACAATTTGCTTCTTAAAAAGTTATAGGTGATTATAAAGCCTTTTGGAAGGCTTAAAAAAACAACAACAAACAACTATGAATTACTCTACATTAAAGAAAACAGTCGCATTATCGTTTGCGTCTTTGATGGTTGTAGGTATGGCTAATGCCCAAACCGATTCCACCAAAACAACAACTACAACAATGTCTTCTGAGACTTCTACCGCCAAGGTATTTGGTGGCATTGGTCAGTACAACACATTCAGCATTGGCGTAAGTGCCGGTATTACTGATGGGCTTGTTCCGTTTACCATTAACACTACTAACAAATTTAAAGCTGATTTAGGCTATGGCGTGTATTTAAGACAACAATTATCACACACTTTTAGCTTGCAGTTAGATTATTTAGGTGGTAAAGTGCATGGTATTGACAAGGACGGCACTGAAAAATTTGGCTACACCGAATACAAAACTTCGTTTAATTCAGCTGCGCTTAGTGGTGTTTTTAACATTGCAAGCGTTAGCTTCCTGCATCGCAAAAACAGTGTTAACTTTTATGGTTCTGCCGGTTTAGGTTTAGATATGTATAAAGTTAAAGAAAATACTCCCGTTGGCGGTAGCCCTGTAACTAATCCATGGGGCGACAAAACCATTAAAGAATTATTTGCTCCGGTTGGTGCAGGCGTAAAGTTCAGACTGTCTGACGCGTTAGCCTTAAATTTAGGTTACACTATTAGCTTTGTACAGGGCTATAACTTTGGCGCTATTCATACCTATCCGCAGTTTAGCCACTACTCTTATACCTATGGTGGTTTAGAGTATACTTTTGGCCCGAAAACCAAACAGAACCTAACATGGGTTAACCCGGTTGCTCAAATGTATGACGAATTATACGATGCAGCTTTACGCCAGGAAGTTGAAGCTTTAAAAGGCCGCGTTACCAATGTGGAAACTGCGGTTAACGACCTGAAAAAAGATTCGGACGGTGACGGTGTTGCCGATCAGTTTGACAAATGTCCAGGTACTGCTGCAGGCAGCGTAGTTGATGGTTCTGGTTGCGTTATCGTATTCCCTAAACCAGATTCAACGCTGGCTGGTGGTAAAGTGGTTGGTACCGCTTACTCAAACATCCAGTTTGAATTTGACAGCTCGGTATTGCGCACTTCATCTTACCCTGTATTAGATGCTACATCTGCAGACTTACGTGCATCTGGTGCTAAAGTTGAGGTTGATGGCTTCGCTTCATCTGAAGGCACAGCTGCTCACAATCTTTCTTTATCAAAAGATCGTGCTAACTCGGTAAAAACTTACCTGGTTAACTCTGGTGTTGATGCCAAGAAGGTAAAAATTAAGGGTTATGGCGAAACCATGCCAATTGCTGATAATTCAACTGAAGAAGGACGTGTATTAAACCGTCGCGTTCAGTTCAAAAAGTAATAGTCTTTAATTAAATATTATTTGCGAAAGCCCCGGATAACCCGGGGCTTTTTGCATTTATACAAAAAGCAAGTCGGTTTGAAGCGAACGGAGCTCCCACTTGTTTTATTTTATAAGAAAGTGATTGTTATTTTAATTTTTGCGACGATAATCTTTCAATTAACTGTGTATCCACCCGCTCGGTCGTAAATTCTTCAACGGGCCATTTGCTCTCAATGGTTTTTATAAGTAGTTCAGTTGCTTTTTGGCCTATCTGGAATGCAGGCTGGCGGACTACGGTAAGTGGCGGATCAAATAAATCAACAACATCCGAATTGGTAAAACCAGCCAGCGCCAAATCGTCGGGTACTTTTACGCCCATTTTTTTTAATATCGACATGCAATTAATGGTCAGCCTGTCGCTGCCGATAAAAATGGCTTCGGGCCGGTCATCCATAGCTAACAATGCTTTTACCGCAAATTCAATTTCATCGTGTATC
The genomic region above belongs to Mucilaginibacter sp. KACC 22773 and contains:
- a CDS encoding twin-arginine translocation signal domain-containing protein, with the translated sequence MERRNFIKNSAIASALVAAAPVNSFAILHKDLQPDDQTIGQGGYTYKADKGWAKISVNSHPLANCHEMVQDSKGRLIMLGDHTQNNILIFDKSGKLLDYWGTALPGGHGLTISKEGGEDFLLLTDCGWAVDKTGNSYGQSGQVLKTTVDGKLIFAIGHPRTIGVYKDNEPFKPTETAVAPNGDIYVADGYGSDYIIHYDSKGQYIRHFGGHNNANKDHNLVNAHGITVDTRDKNNPTLICTSREENCFKVFTMDGKFIKRIDMPGMYVCRAVIDDQNIYAGVCWSKDASGNRFDYSGFVTILDKDNKVVSNPGGAAPVYKNGVLQPTLQASSRIFQHGHDVCVDEDKNVYVCQWNAYHTAPVKLTRV
- a CDS encoding alpha-L-fucosidase, with the translated sequence MINSITKTKLIQFLITALILSVTNVNAQSVSKKQLPLSELQQKFVDLRFGMFIHFNIPTYENADWPDPETPASEFNPKKLDCVQWAKAAKSANMSYGCLTTKHHSGFCIWDTKSTDYNVMNSPLKRDVVKEYVKAFRDEGLKVMLYYSILDTHHKLRPNMIQPRHIEMIKKQITELLTNYGPIEALIIDGWDAPWSRISYDDVPFQEIYQLVKSLQPNCLMMDLNGAKYPGDGLYYTDIKTYEMGAGQRLSKETNKMPALACLPIQANWFWKTDFPTTPIRDVNKFVNETLIPLNNASCNFILNVAPNTDGLMDDNALAGLKQIGQLWKNEGPVGKLGETGPPIVSHNLAKHAPANSSWSDDSEIMDFANDDDFSTVWQSNPRVKNPWYEVTLKPGQPFNTVVIFERKPNIKKYKLEYLDGATWKTIFEGENLSRVKVNRFAQVKGDKVRMSIETYDNAPSIAEFQVYNEPKL
- a CDS encoding BatA domain-containing protein encodes the protein MHFIYPAFLFALLTLAIPVIIHLFNFRKFQKVNFSNVQFLKEIQEQQSSRRNLKERLILASRLLALFFLVLAFARPFIPGQNSAGAGRQNVVSVFVDNSYSMQTLNREGSLLDDARQKAKEIASAYNINDRFQLLTQDFEGKHQRLLSRDEFNDAVDQVKISPQSRKLQEIIGRQQSLLLARPGTTKAAYIISDLQKNMADKPLKADSSIAYSLIQLKAGNLSNVTVDSVWLLSAIHRPGESEKLVVRLHNYAGEKAEKIPLKVLINGEQKALGSYTVAARAVQNDTLSFMGLQAGWQQGEVQLQDNPITFDNKFYFSFNVAQQMPVLLIDAGIANPYLKAVFAADVFFKTRNVPEGNVDYGALSTYPLIVLSDIKAISTGLAQQLKTYVSKGGTLAIFPSANADLANYRLFLQGMNAAYPEKLITEANKVSGLNRQSPVFKNVFESFPQNPDLPVVKKYYQLSAAHGVADNLMTLTGGQTFWAGYNSGKGKVYIAAVPLDEEFSNLPRHALFVPVLFRIALLSGHDLPLFYTLGQDEALEIPPVQIAEKQLLKLSKGEQSIIPDVRQQEGSTLLYVSDQLHEPGIYTLKKQDSTLAALAFNDNRSESDMSYLDAAALKEIMPKSSALITGGNASLKGIVAETNLGTQLWKLCIILALIFLAAEIVLIRYFKPGVAVVKHPV
- a CDS encoding dihydroorotase codes for the protein MNLLIKSATILDPGSPFHQQIADILIENGVITRIADDIEADAKLIEAEGKYVSPGFFDLNCNIGELGLETKEDIASGTQAAAAGGFTGVAMMPNTANPVHSKAEVEYLINRSKGNLVDVYPLGTISHKREGKDLAEMYDMFLSGAKAFTDGNRPVQDAGLMERALLYAQGFDAMVFSYPEDTAIAGKAKVNEGEISTLLGMKGIPSLAEELMIARDLYLAEYTVSKIHFSTISTARSVELIREAKRKGLEVTCDVAAHHLILTDEALLGFDSQYKVKPPLRTRDDVKALIKGLKDGTIDAIVSQHTPHEIEFKDVEFEVAAYGMVGFQTVLPLALKAGLPVELLVEKLAINPREILGVAVPVIAEDEKANLVLFDIDTEWEYNSKSNMSKSINSPFIGDTLKGKVLLTFNNKQISK
- a CDS encoding DUF4199 domain-containing protein, which codes for MSEDINRRIKVQGLINGLILGGVLSVVSIIYFYFMILVAKTAVTVTVGSVLFSYVLPIGIAILFCMSLRKKIGGYWNVRQATTGIFIMFFASYLLVFIIKDNVFAKVIEPDMLQKTETAMITALNKLKAENPANAKDVDAKISDMKKALEGEKNITVGQQIQSLGISIIFLFVLALIFAAFFKNEQQQYSS
- a CDS encoding DUF4199 domain-containing protein, whose product is MEVKKASPSAPAIKWALIGLVTSIIITYAIQFSNLDPNSAVKYIGLIPFFGFLLLAQKEYREQLGGFMTFGEGFLSGFLYSVFTGILSAIFLYLYYAILSPEMVEKMVASTQSQLEAKGMSQEQIDTALNITRKYFAVIGAVSTVFISAIMGVIGALIGAAIFKKERSPFDTPGYNDPEPLDSPV
- a CDS encoding OmpA family protein; this translates as MNYSTLKKTVALSFASLMVVGMANAQTDSTKTTTTTMSSETSTAKVFGGIGQYNTFSIGVSAGITDGLVPFTINTTNKFKADLGYGVYLRQQLSHTFSLQLDYLGGKVHGIDKDGTEKFGYTEYKTSFNSAALSGVFNIASVSFLHRKNSVNFYGSAGLGLDMYKVKENTPVGGSPVTNPWGDKTIKELFAPVGAGVKFRLSDALALNLGYTISFVQGYNFGAIHTYPQFSHYSYTYGGLEYTFGPKTKQNLTWVNPVAQMYDELYDAALRQEVEALKGRVTNVETAVNDLKKDSDGDGVADQFDKCPGTAAGSVVDGSGCVIVFPKPDSTLAGGKVVGTAYSNIQFEFDSSVLRTSSYPVLDATSADLRASGAKVEVDGFASSEGTAAHNLSLSKDRANSVKTYLVNSGVDAKKVKIKGYGETMPIADNSTEEGRVLNRRVQFKK